The genomic interval TTGGCCGCTGGCATCGGGCTTGCCCTCCATACCGCCAAGGATATTGAAGCAGTGTTGGTAGCCCTGCTCCGCCAGATGTTCTGCTGCCGCTAGAGAGCGACCCCCGGTGCGGCAGAGCAGGAGCAGAAATTCGTCCGGCTGGGCAACGCGGCGGATTTCCTCATCAAAGTGTGGGTTGGGGGTCATGCCGGGATAGAGCTGCCAGGGCACGTGGCAACAGCCCTCGATGAAGCCGGCAAAGTCCAGCTCCGGGTGGGAGCGGACATCCACGAGTTTGGCCTTGGGGTGTTCACGCAGGAGCTGATGGGCCTCTTCCGGGGTCAGATCGCCCGCGTGCTTCTTGCCGGCTGCCCGAGCCCTCTCGGCAGCGCGTTCTAGGATGTTCTGGTGCGTCATGATGATGCCTCGTTTCAAACCAATATAGATACGCCAGTGTAGCACGCTGTGGGGATCTGGAGTGCGGCCTGTAGAGACGCTATGATAGCCCGATTACGTGGACCGAATTTGCCAGGTCCACGTCTGGGCTATGGCGCCGGCGGGGATTGTCGTTGCGGCTGTGGGATCTAGGTCGATGGGGTTTTGTGAGGAGAAGACGATGGGATACCGTCCCAAGGACGTAATCAAGCTGATTGAAGAAAAGGATGTGAAGTTCATCGATTTCCGTTTTGTGGACACCAAGGGCAAGGAGCAGCACGTATCCGTGCCGGCCCACACCATCGACGAGAAAACCTTCGCCGAGGGCAAGATGT from Acidithiobacillus caldus ATCC 51756 carries:
- a CDS encoding rhodanese-like domain-containing protein, which gives rise to MTHQNILERAAERARAAGKKHAGDLTPEEAHQLLREHPKAKLVDVRSHPELDFAGFIEGCCHVPWQLYPGMTPNPHFDEEIRRVAQPDEFLLLLCRTGGRSLAAAEHLAEQGYQHCFNILGGMEGKPDASGQRGKIEGWKASGLPWKHK